A window of Syntrophorhabdaceae bacterium genomic DNA:
CTTCATCCCATACAGCAGGCATTCGTGGATATCGGCGGCCTGCAGTGCGGTTTCTGCACGCCCGGCATGGTGCTGTCTGCAAAAGCCCTGCTCGACCATAACTTGAACCCCTCAGATCAAGAGATACGAAAGGGGCTGGAAGGGAATTTCTGTCGCTGCACAGGATACACGAAGATCATCGAGTCGGTCAAAGTCGCCGCCGAGAAGATGCGCGGATGATTGCCTTAAGATACTCGCATAGTCTTTCCGCGAAGAAGTGCCGAACGGCTAAAACTTAAGAGGTGAAACAATGAGTGATTATGCGGTTATCGGAAAACGGGTTCCGAGGATTGACGGTAAAGAAAAGGTTATGGGGCAGGCCAAATATGCCGCCGATTACTCTCTACCTGATATGCTCTGGTGTAAGGTGGCAAGAGCTCCGTTTCCCCATGCCAGGATTCTCAATATCGATACGAGCAGGGCTGAGAAGCTGCCGGGGGTGAGGGCGGTCATAACGGGCAAGGACTTCGGCGGCTGGACCTGGGGTTTTATGGCGACCACCAGGGATGAGCCACCCCTTGCCGTAGATAAGGTGCGTTATCTCTACGAAGGTGTCGCAGCCGTCGCTGCGATTGACGAGGATATAGCCGAAGAAGCATGTGAACTTATCAAGGTTGATTACGAAGAGCTTCCTGGCGTTTTCGATCCCCGGGAAGCGATGAAGCCGGGCGCCCCGGTGATCCACGACTACCGGCCGAATAACGTGAGCGTTGAATACCACTGGGACTTCGGGGACGTGGAAAAAGCTTTTGCAGAATCTTACCTCGTACGAGAGGATACATTTAATACAGGGAGGGTGCTCACAGGCTTTCTGGAACCCCCCGCTTCGCTGGCCTATTACGATCCATCGGGGTATATCACGGTATGGCCTGCCAAGCAGAGTCCCTACTTTCACTACCGGCATCTCGCGGGTTGTTTCAAGCTACCCTTAAGCAAGATACGGATCATTCAGCCCTTTATCGGAGGCGGCTTCGGTGGGACGAAGAATGATTCTGTGGCAGGCGACCTGTGCGTGGTCATGCTCTCGAAAAAGACAGGTAAACCCGTCAAATACATCTACACCATGCAGGAAGTGCTCACCACATGCCGCAGACGACACAACATGACTATCTATAACAAGATGGGTATGACGAAAGAGGGCCTGCTCACCGCCATAGAGAGCCGCGTCATCGGTCATGGAGGGGCATATACCGCCATCGGTCCCCTCACCATGTTTCTCACCGGTTACGGCACGCCCGTTCCATACAGGCTGCCCAATTACAAATACGACTGCTGGCGTGTTTTTACCAACAATCCCGTTTCGGCTGCCATGCGCGGTCACGGGTTCACCCATACCCGTTTCGCCTGCGACGTGCAGATGGGGATGATGGCTGAAGAGCTCGGCATAGATCCTGTGGAGATCAAGATGCGTAATGCCATCGATAACATGAAACCGGGGGAGGCATACAAAGCCGTTACCGGCTTTAAATTGAAAACGTGCGGGATCAAAGAGGCTTTGCAGGCTGTGACCAAGGAAGAGATTTGGAGAGATAAAGATAAGAAGCCTAAACGGGAAGGCGCGGTCTCCTATGGGGTGGGCCTTTCCGGCACTGCTTATCATGGTGGGGCCCGTCAGCTTGGGCACCAGGCATGCGCCGCTATTGTCCGAATCTGTGAGGATGGCACGGTCAACCTCCTTACCGGTGCCACCGACTGTGGTCAGGGGTCCGACACGGTGCTCGCTATGATAGCGGCTGAAGAACTTGGCGTGAGATACGAGGATGTATCGATCAAAAGAGTTGACACCGCCTATACGCCGGTGGACCCGGGGAGCTACGGAAGCAGGGTAACGCTGCTCGCCGGCCAGGCAACGCAGCTTGCCGCAAGAGACGCGAAGAATCAGCTGCTCCAAGCTGGAGCCAAAGCCTGGAAGGTGCAGCCTCATGATATTGAAATCAGAAACGGCGTTGTTTCAATGAAAACGAACCCAGATAAGCGCATGTCATTTGAGAAACTCGCGAAAATAGCCTGTTACGAGGGAGCCGGCGCTGTAATCCTCGGCAGGGGCCACTCGGACTACGGCGTGGACGAGCCCCTTGATTTTGATAAGGGCAGCGGAGAGGGTGGCATCAACTTCAGCTTTACGGCTCAGAGCGTTCGCCTTGGTGTGGATATGGAGACCGGAAAAATCAACGTAGATAACTTTACCATAGCGCATGACGCCGGATTCCCTCTGCACCCCGTCAGCGTGGAGGCTCAGAATGAAGGCGGGGCCATACAAGGCTTGGGCCAGGCCATCTACGAAGGATTTATCATGGAGAAGGGAAATACCAGAAACAGCACGCTTCTCGACTACAAAATGCCCCGTTCTACAGATACGCCGGATATAAAGGTGATTGACATTATCACCAAGGATCCCGACGGCCCCTTCGGGGCCAAGGAGGCTTCGGAAGGAAGTATTGTGAGCACCCCATCGGCGGTCATCGATGCCCTTCATGCCGCTACAGGGGTATGGTTCAAGGAGCTTCCGGTCACCCCGGAGAAGATAGTAAAGGCTTTGAAAGAAGCAGGTAAATGGATGAAGGCGCCCGATGAGGCGTAAGGCTCTCTCCAAGGGGCACGGCGAGTGCGAGTTAAGAGGCCTCAAAGAGCAAAGCAGGGTGTGGAATTCGTAAAATAGATTGAAAATGTTCGCGGCTTAAACGGCCGGTGAACTCGTCCGGGAAAATGAAAATAACCATAAAGAAGACCGTCCAAATACCGGAAATACCGTCCGAAGTGGAGACGGATTCGGGTAGCACTCTGCAGAACTTACTCGATCGTTTGCTGCGAGAGACTTATTTTGCCCGCGAAGTCACAGATCAAAGAACGGGGGAGCTGACCCTCGACGGCATTTTCAAGGTAGAGTTGAACGGCGTTTCGTACTACAGTCTCCCCCAGGGCCTGGCCACGGAATTAACTGACGGCGATACCCTGACCCTCACCTTAATCTTGATCGGAGGCGGATGACCGTCCCTTACTCCAAATCGTTCGCCAACATGTGCTCCTCGGCGGATAGATGCGCCATGGCGAGCTTACGGCCGTAAGGGAAAAAAAGTTTGCCAACGGTTTAGCACATTGGTATACTAATACTCATCACTTCGTATATGGACCCTGCTTGAAATTCCTTACAGGAAAGGATTTTGGGCATCAAAACAAAACTGAAAGCAACACAGAATACACAGGAGGTCAGGTGATGGGTGGCTTTGAGCGGTTCATCTATCGAGTGAGCAATCTGGGGGGTTACCTCGCTGAGTTCTTCATCGCCATGGTCGTGATCCTCGTTGTTGCCACGGTCGTGGGCAGAGCCCTGGGTGTCGCTCTCCCCGGCGCGTTCGATCTTGTAGAAACCTTTATCGTGGTCGGCGTCTCCTTCTCACTTGTCAAGGCCGAGATGGCCGACCATCACACCAAGGCCGATGTACTGGTAAAACATCTATCAAAAAGGGGTCGGGCCTGGGTCGAGACCATAAACCAGACATTAAGCCTGTTTGTGTGGGCTGTCATCGTCTATGCGAGTTATTTCCTTACCGTACAAAAGGCCGAGAACCATGAGATGACCGAATTCCTCAAAGTCCCCATATATCCCTTCCGCGCTGCCTTTACCGTGGCGTCGTTTCTCTTCTGTATCGTTCTCTTGATCAAAGTCGTCCATCACATCAAGCAAGGGGTATCCAAATGAGTCCCGTGATCATCGGTCTTCTCGGTTTTGCCATTCTCTTTGTCTTGCTCGGAAGCGGTATGTCCATCGGGTTTGCCATGGGTCTTATCGGTTTCCTCGGCATGTGCCTTCTTTATCCCCTGCCTGCAGCTGTAGCCAAGATGGCCATTACCCCGTATCACGCGATCGCCAACTACTCCCTCGCCGTGCTCCCTCTCTTTTTGCTCATGGCCCATGTGATCTTTCAGTGCGGTTTCGGTAAAGACCTCTTCAAGGTGGCTGGCAAATGGCTTGGCCATATGCGCGGGGGGCTTGCGATGACAAGTATAGGCGCCTGCGCCGCCTTCGCCGCGGTGAGCGGCACGAGCCTTGCCACGGCGGCTACCGTCGGTCTTCTCGCGCTACCTGAGATGAAGAAGCGGGGTTATGACCCCGGGTTTGCCGCAGGATCGGTTGCCGCGGGCGGATCCATCGGCGCCCTCATTCCGCCGAGCGGGACTCTCATCATTTATGGCGTACTTACCGAAACCTCTATCGGCAAGCTCTTTGCCGGGGCCGTGATTCCGGCCATTATCACGGTCATTTCTTACCTTGCCACGGCCTGGTTCTTGTGCTGGATAAAACCAAGCCTCGGACCTCGTGGCGAAAAGGTGAGCTTCAAGGAAAAGGTAGTCTCCCTCAAGGATTGCTGGGAATTGATTTTGCTCGTCTGTTTCTCCATAGGAGGGATCATTTTGGGGTGGTTTACGGCAACCGAAGCAGGCGGTGTTGGGGCCGGAGGCGCGATCCTCCTTTCCACCCTGCGTAGACGCCTGACCTGGAAAAAACTCTTTTTGGCCTTTGAAGACACAATGCGGACTACAGGTATGATCTACGGCATAATCATCGGGGCGTTCATATTTAACTATTTTGTGGCCAAGACGACCCTTCCGCAGGCAGTGGGCGAATGGGTGGCCGCCCTCGCTGCTCCACCTATGGTCATCGTAAGCATTATTGTGGTCATCTACATACTCCTCGCCGTGGTCATGGAAGGACCCTCGATTCAACTTCTTACGCTACCCATATTTTTCCCTCTTCTCATGGGCCTCGGTTTTGATCCGGTCTGGTTCGGTGTGATTCAGGTGCGTCTGCTCGAAATCGGTCTCATCGTGCCCCCGCTTGGTATGTGCATGTTTGTTGTTGCAGGGTTGGATAAGGAGATACCTCTTACAACCGTGTACAGGGGCTGTATCTCTTTTCTTGTTATAGACATTGTCACCATGCCCATCTTTATGTGGTGGCCAAAGACCGTTACATGGCTCCCGAGCGTCATGAAATGAAAAGGGTGAGGGTCCAAACAGGACCGAGGAAAGGGGGATTTACGAGGAAGCGCTACGTGAAGGGCCCGTCGTAAAGCACACGAATGGAGTTCGCTTGAGATGACGGCATGCAGTGTAATGCCAGTTGAGAAAAACAAAATATCTAAGGGAGGGACAATGAAACGTACAAAAATTTTGGCCGTATTATTTGTGGGGGCTTTCTTTGTCATGCTGACTCTGCCCGGCGTGACAATAGCACAGGCCCAGAACGTTATCAAGCTGACCTATGCCTCACCCTATGGACCTGATCATTCCTTTAGCAAAGCCGACAAAAGGTATTTCGACAAGATCGAGAAGGATACAAAAGGCCGTGTAAAGATTACCCCTTACTGGGGCGGTACGCTGATGACAGGCGCTGATGCAATCGATGAACTTGCGGCGGGTACGGCAGACATGGCCCTCATCTCGCCGTCTGCGGCAAAGGCGGGATACGACCTCACTAAAGCAAGCGTGCTCTTCTTCTTTGGCGCCAATCAGCAAGACGGCCACAAGGTCTTCATGGAAACCATAAAGAAAATCCCGGAACTGGAGAAAGAGTTCAAGGGGCTCAAGGTGCTCGCATGGACCGGCGGGGCTGATTTCCAGCTTTTGACGCGTAGGCCCGTCCGTAAGATAGATGATTTCAAGGGCCTACGTATTAAAGCCCGCGGCGATACAGGCGATGTCTATACTCCTTTTGGAGTCGCAACTGTTCCGAACCCCATGGGTGAGGTTTACATGATGATCCAGAAGAATATGCTCGATGGAGTTGATGCCCCCATCTCAGTATTGAAGGTTTTGAAGATGGCAGACGTTACGAAGTATTGCACCATGCTCGGCACATTCGGCACACCTACCGGCACACGGGCCATGAATATAAACACTTACAATAAACTGCCTGCGGACATCAGGAAGATTTTCGATGACAACGTAGACTACTACAGTGTCATAGCCGAAGAGGAAGTACAGAATGATGACAAAGTCGGTTTGGAATATGCCAAGGCCAACGGTGTGGAGTTCATAAATCTGCCAAAGGCTGACCTCGACAAGCTACGCGCTGTATGGTACGAAAAGGCACAAAAAGAGGCCAAAACCCTCGATGCGAAAGGACTGCCGGGGACCAAGTTCCTGAATGAAGCCCAGGCCGTGATTAAAAAGTATGCGAAGTAGGGCGCAAAGCTGACAGAGCTTATACGGGAGGGAATGGAGCTTACTTTGGCCCGTTCTCTCCCAGGGGTATTTTGGATTTGGCGCGCCATGGCACGCTCGATCAGGCCCATTCACGGACCTGATTAAGACGGCTCAAACACAAGAACCGGGAGGAATATATGGCACACGATAAAGAAGTTCTTTTTTACGCAGTTGCCGATCTGGCTCCTGACAGGGAAAAGCCCATCACCATATTCGACCGTGTAGCGCCGGTCCTGAAAAAGGCTGACATCGTCTTCGGCCAGTTGGAGACCGTGCTCTCATTGCACGGCTCCCGTCTGCCTCAGGCACGACACGCCGTGCTCACACATCCTAAGGCTGCCGCAGATATGAAAGCGGCTGGCTTTAATGTGATCTCCTGTGCGGGTAATCACTGTATGGATTGGGGGAGAGAGGCCTTTCTCGATACGCTCGATGTCTTGGCAAAAGCGGGTATTTCCGTGATCGGTGCCGGCGCCAATATCAGGGAGGCGAGAAAACCGGCGATCTTTCGTACGAAGGGGAGTAACATAGCCCTTCTCGCCTACAATACGATCCTTCCTATGGCCTACTGGGCCGAAGAGACAAGACCGGGCTGCACGCCACTTCGGGCATGGACATACTATGAGCAGATCGAACATGACCAGCCGGGCACACCCTGCCGTATCCATACCTTCCCTCATAAAGAAGACATGAAGAACATGATCGATGATATTAAGACTGCAAAATCCGTATCCGATGTGGTCATCGTCTCCATGCACTTCGGTATTCATTTCATCCCCGCGGTACTCGCCGACTACCAGAAAGAAATGGCGTATGCTGCGATAGATGCCGGGGCCGACCTCATACTCGGCCACCATGCCCACATCCTCAAAGGAGCTGAAGTCTATAAAGGAAAGAACATCTTCTACAGCATGTGCAATTTTGCCGTAGACTTAAGGATGGATAAAGCCCACGCAGAAAGCAAGAGTTTTAGAGAAATCCAGAAGCTCAATCCCGACTGGATCCCCGATTTCGAGGCCCTGTACAATTTTCCCACGGACTCGCAGAAGACCCTGGTCGTGAAGTGTGTCATTGAAGAGGGCGTCATGAAGAGCGTCTGTTTTCTGCCCACCTATGTGGATAAGAAGACGGCTGCGCCCGAAATCCTCAGGGCATCCGATGCCCGTTTCGGACAGGTCGTGAGATATATGGAAGAGATTTCAAAGAATGCCGGTCTCACGACAAAATATGTGGTGAACGGCGACGAAGTGGTGTTGGCATAAGGAGAGAAACTGAATTTCTTAAGGGAGGCTACTCGCCCATGGATGAGTCTTTAACGTTTGCGAAACATGTCGTTTGTATCACCTACGACGACCTGTCCCAGCATGTAGTGGATGTGACAAAAAAGAGCCTGCTTGACGCTTTAGCCGTCACCCTTGCCGCCGGTACCATGGGTGAAGGATGCAGGACCTTCGTTGACCTTGCTCTGTCCGGTGCAGGCAAGAAAGAGAGCACAATCATCGGATTTCGCGCCAAGGCACCGTCCTATATGGCCGCTTTTGCTAATGCCTCCATGTCACACGCCCTCGATTTTGAGGATACCCACGACGCCGCCACGGTCCACGCCAACGCTGCCGCCATACCCGCCGCACTCGCTGTGGCCGAAAGCACGGGAGGGGTGAGCGGCAAGGACCTCATCACCGCCATTGCCATAGGAAGTGATCTGGTCTGCAGATTGGGTCTTGCCCTTACCGTAAATGCTATAGATTATGGCTGGTATCTGCCCCCTGTTCTTGAGGCCTTTGGCGCCACGGCATCGGCGGCCAAATTACTGAGGCTTTCCGAGCGGGAGATACTGGACGCCTTCTCACTAACGCTCTGTCAGGCCACATGTAGCGCCGAAATCATTTACAGTCCCACATCCGTGGTGAGGGCTATCCGCGACGCCTTTTCAGCAAAAGCGGCTGTGCTATCAGCGCTCCTTGCGCAAAAAAAGATTACCGGCTTTGACCATCCTATCGAAGGCAAGGCCGGGCTTTTTTCGATTTACGTGAGAGGGAACTACGATCCCAACATATTGACCAATGAATTAGGGAAAACATTTGAAGGAGCCAACGTGAGCTTCAAACCGTGGCCGAGTTGCAGGGGGACCCACTCGTGCATCGATGCCGCCCTTGAGATGAGAAAGACGTACAAGATAAGGCCGTCCGACGTGGAAACGATTCATCTCATTGTAAGCCCGCTCAATAAGATGCTCTGTGAGCCGCATCAGAGCAAGAAGAGCCCTGCTACGGCCATAGATGCCAAGTTCAGCCTGCCCTTTACGGTGGCGCAGGCG
This region includes:
- a CDS encoding 2Fe-2S iron-sulfur cluster-binding protein; its protein translation is LHPIQQAFVDIGGLQCGFCTPGMVLSAKALLDHNLNPSDQEIRKGLEGNFCRCTGYTKIIESVKVAAEKMRG
- a CDS encoding xanthine dehydrogenase family protein molybdopterin-binding subunit gives rise to the protein MSDYAVIGKRVPRIDGKEKVMGQAKYAADYSLPDMLWCKVARAPFPHARILNIDTSRAEKLPGVRAVITGKDFGGWTWGFMATTRDEPPLAVDKVRYLYEGVAAVAAIDEDIAEEACELIKVDYEELPGVFDPREAMKPGAPVIHDYRPNNVSVEYHWDFGDVEKAFAESYLVREDTFNTGRVLTGFLEPPASLAYYDPSGYITVWPAKQSPYFHYRHLAGCFKLPLSKIRIIQPFIGGGFGGTKNDSVAGDLCVVMLSKKTGKPVKYIYTMQEVLTTCRRRHNMTIYNKMGMTKEGLLTAIESRVIGHGGAYTAIGPLTMFLTGYGTPVPYRLPNYKYDCWRVFTNNPVSAAMRGHGFTHTRFACDVQMGMMAEELGIDPVEIKMRNAIDNMKPGEAYKAVTGFKLKTCGIKEALQAVTKEEIWRDKDKKPKREGAVSYGVGLSGTAYHGGARQLGHQACAAIVRICEDGTVNLLTGATDCGQGSDTVLAMIAAEELGVRYEDVSIKRVDTAYTPVDPGSYGSRVTLLAGQATQLAARDAKNQLLQAGAKAWKVQPHDIEIRNGVVSMKTNPDKRMSFEKLAKIACYEGAGAVILGRGHSDYGVDEPLDFDKGSGEGGINFSFTAQSVRLGVDMETGKINVDNFTIAHDAGFPLHPVSVEAQNEGGAIQGLGQAIYEGFIMEKGNTRNSTLLDYKMPRSTDTPDIKVIDIITKDPDGPFGAKEASEGSIVSTPSAVIDALHAATGVWFKELPVTPEKIVKALKEAGKWMKAPDEA
- a CDS encoding TRAP transporter small permease → MGGFERFIYRVSNLGGYLAEFFIAMVVILVVATVVGRALGVALPGAFDLVETFIVVGVSFSLVKAEMADHHTKADVLVKHLSKRGRAWVETINQTLSLFVWAVIVYASYFLTVQKAENHEMTEFLKVPIYPFRAAFTVASFLFCIVLLIKVVHHIKQGVSK
- a CDS encoding TRAP transporter large permease translates to MSPVIIGLLGFAILFVLLGSGMSIGFAMGLIGFLGMCLLYPLPAAVAKMAITPYHAIANYSLAVLPLFLLMAHVIFQCGFGKDLFKVAGKWLGHMRGGLAMTSIGACAAFAAVSGTSLATAATVGLLALPEMKKRGYDPGFAAGSVAAGGSIGALIPPSGTLIIYGVLTETSIGKLFAGAVIPAIITVISYLATAWFLCWIKPSLGPRGEKVSFKEKVVSLKDCWELILLVCFSIGGIILGWFTATEAGGVGAGGAILLSTLRRRLTWKKLFLAFEDTMRTTGMIYGIIIGAFIFNYFVAKTTLPQAVGEWVAALAAPPMVIVSIIVVIYILLAVVMEGPSIQLLTLPIFFPLLMGLGFDPVWFGVIQVRLLEIGLIVPPLGMCMFVVAGLDKEIPLTTVYRGCISFLVIDIVTMPIFMWWPKTVTWLPSVMK
- the dctP gene encoding TRAP transporter substrate-binding protein DctP, which encodes MKRTKILAVLFVGAFFVMLTLPGVTIAQAQNVIKLTYASPYGPDHSFSKADKRYFDKIEKDTKGRVKITPYWGGTLMTGADAIDELAAGTADMALISPSAAKAGYDLTKASVLFFFGANQQDGHKVFMETIKKIPELEKEFKGLKVLAWTGGADFQLLTRRPVRKIDDFKGLRIKARGDTGDVYTPFGVATVPNPMGEVYMMIQKNMLDGVDAPISVLKVLKMADVTKYCTMLGTFGTPTGTRAMNINTYNKLPADIRKIFDDNVDYYSVIAEEEVQNDDKVGLEYAKANGVEFINLPKADLDKLRAVWYEKAQKEAKTLDAKGLPGTKFLNEAQAVIKKYAK
- a CDS encoding CapA family protein, with translation MAHDKEVLFYAVADLAPDREKPITIFDRVAPVLKKADIVFGQLETVLSLHGSRLPQARHAVLTHPKAAADMKAAGFNVISCAGNHCMDWGREAFLDTLDVLAKAGISVIGAGANIREARKPAIFRTKGSNIALLAYNTILPMAYWAEETRPGCTPLRAWTYYEQIEHDQPGTPCRIHTFPHKEDMKNMIDDIKTAKSVSDVVIVSMHFGIHFIPAVLADYQKEMAYAAIDAGADLILGHHAHILKGAEVYKGKNIFYSMCNFAVDLRMDKAHAESKSFREIQKLNPDWIPDFEALYNFPTDSQKTLVVKCVIEEGVMKSVCFLPTYVDKKTAAPEILRASDARFGQVVRYMEEISKNAGLTTKYVVNGDEVVLA
- a CDS encoding MmgE/PrpD family protein codes for the protein MDESLTFAKHVVCITYDDLSQHVVDVTKKSLLDALAVTLAAGTMGEGCRTFVDLALSGAGKKESTIIGFRAKAPSYMAAFANASMSHALDFEDTHDAATVHANAAAIPAALAVAESTGGVSGKDLITAIAIGSDLVCRLGLALTVNAIDYGWYLPPVLEAFGATASAAKLLRLSEREILDAFSLTLCQATCSAEIIYSPTSVVRAIRDAFSAKAAVLSALLAQKKITGFDHPIEGKAGLFSIYVRGNYDPNILTNELGKTFEGANVSFKPWPSCRGTHSCIDAALEMRKTYKIRPSDVETIHLIVSPLNKMLCEPHQSKKSPATAIDAKFSLPFTVAQAIVHGNVSLDSFTAEALADQEVITLAQKISYEVDPALTRTRAVEGTVEIRMKDGATHSETVQLVYGHPENPMSEQAFMAKFSDCAKHAPKKLSKKRVETLVGLILNLEHLDDISLITKYL